A part of Drosophila ananassae strain 14024-0371.13 chromosome 2R, ASM1763931v2, whole genome shotgun sequence genomic DNA contains:
- the LOC6507714 gene encoding uncharacterized protein LOC6507714, whose translation MEHDKFLKPTVTYHLFMYRVELARRNARQLRLSRTKIEITDELISKTVRNIKTCSMDDLKAVNRELMFKRKLRNNVSKLKKEAKRQSQASQQTEEQSASKQD comes from the coding sequence ATGGAGCACGACAAATTTTTGAAGCCCACTGTCACCTATCATCTGTTCATGTACCGCGTCGAACTGGCACGGCGCAATGCCCGACAGCTGCGGCTTTCCCGGACCAAGATCGAGATCACGGATGAGCTCATATCCAAAACCGTTCGCAATATCAAGACGTGCAGCATGGACGACTTGAAGGCGGTCAACCGGGAGCTGATGTTCAAGCGGAAACTGCGGAACAACGTCTCCAAGCTGAAGAAGGAGGCCAAGCGGCAAAGTCAGGCGAGCCAGCAGACGGAGGAGCAGAGTGCCTCCAAACAGGATTAG
- the LOC6507347 gene encoding uncharacterized protein LOC6507347: MENQRTSHRRGARPSVGYLLFQYQNELTRRHAEPTRLSKTKIHIIDGLVSRTIRHLKHCSVEELQACKRGLVYKEQLRDQLKGIRRRRAPASGGANTGNKTVTVPAVSVKAPSTPPKPRSSSSGAAPKVSIFGPEIFV, from the coding sequence ATGGAGAACCAACGCACCAGCCACCGCCGCGGAGCCCGTCCCAGCGTGGGCTATCTGCTCTTCCAGTACCAGAACGAGCTGACCCGCCGGCATGCGGAGCCTACCCGCCTCTCGAAGACCAAGATCCACATCATCGACGGCCTGGTTTCCCGCACCATCCGCCACTTGAAGCACTGCAGCGTGGAGGAGCTGCAAGCCTGCAAGCGAGGACTCGTCTACAAGGAGCAGCTGCGCGATCAACTGAAAGGAATTCGTCGTCGCCGCGCTCCGGCTTCCGGCGGTGCCAATACTGGCAACAAAACTGTCACTGTGCCAGCCGTGAGTGTCAAGGCCCCGAGCACGCCGCCTAAGCCCCGATCTTCCTCCAGCGGAGCTGCCCCAAAAGTGTCCATCTTTGGACCCGAGATCTTTGTCTAA
- the LOC6507348 gene encoding mitochondrial 2-oxoglutarate/malate carrier protein, translated as MALVYGVEKKTTPTYIKYMIGGASGMLATCLVQPLDLVKTRMQMSGAGGVREYNNSLEVLARVLRREGAPALYNGLSAGLVRQATYTTARMGFYQMEVDAYRKQFETNPSLVATMAMGVTAGAVGAFIGNPAELALIRMMADNRLPLTERRAYKNVADAFVRIVKEEGVTTLWRGSMPTMTRAMVVSMVQLTSYSQLKMQLKHYLDEGPILHGTAAMMTGLLTTLAAMPIDLAKTRIQQMGHLNGKPEYSGTFDVLAKVVKTEGVFALWKGFTPCLCRVGPHTVISFLFLEQMNKAYNKLFRSPDAQPGSGL; from the coding sequence ATGGCGCTCGTTTACGGAGTTGAAAAGAAGACCACACCCACCTACATCAAGTACATGATAGGCGGTGCCTCCGGTATGCTGGCCACCTGTCTTGTCCAGCCCTTGGATCTGGTCAAGACCCGGATGCAGATGTCCGGAGCTGGCGGCGTGCGTGAGTACAATAACTCCTTGGAAGTACTGGCTAGGGTGTTGAGACGAGAGGGCGCACCGGCCCTGTATAATGGCTTGAGTGCCGGACTAGTGCGACAGGCCACCTACACCACGGCCAGAATGGGCTTCTATCAGATGGAGGTGGACGCGTATCGCAAGCAGTTCGAGACCAATCCGTCACTGGTGGCCACCATGGCAATGGGTGTAACGGCCGGAGCTGTGGGAGCGTTTATCGGCAATCCGGCCGAATTGGCCCTCATCCGTATGATGGCCGATAACCGCTTGCCGTTGACAGAGAGACGAGCGTACAAGAACGTGGCCGATGCCTTTGTGCGGATCGTGAAGGAGGAGGGCGTGACCACTCTATGGCGGGGCAGCATGCCCACCATGACCCGAGCCATGGTCGTCAGCATGGTGCAACTGACCTCGTACTCGCAGCTGAAGATGCAGCTGAAACACTATCTCGACGAAGGACCCATCCTGCACGGAACCGCAGCCATGATGACCGGACTGCTGACCACCCTGGCCGCTATGCCCATCGACTTGGCCAAGACCCGCATCCAGCAGATGGGTCACCTTAACGGCAAACCGGAATACAGTGGCACCTTCGACGTTCTCGCGAAGGTGGTGAAAACCGAAGGCGTTTTCGCACTCTGGAAGGGTTTTACGCCGTGTCTCTGCCGCGTGGGGCCGCATACTGTGATCTCGTTCCTCTTTCTCGAGCAGATGAACAAGGCCTACAACAAGCTCTTCCGCAGCCCGGATGCGCAGCCTGGTTCGGGTCTCTAA
- the LOC6507350 gene encoding mitochondrial 2-oxoglutarate/malate carrier protein, producing the protein MSEKPKKEIPGYIMYINGGLAGMMGACITQPLDLVKTRMQISATTGEYKSSFDCIAKIFKGEGILAFYNGLSAGLMRQATYTTARMGFYQIEVDSYIKSYGGKPPVWASMGMGVLAGVVGAMVGNPAEVALIRMMSDNRLPPAERRNYKHVGDAFVRIVKDEGVTALWRGCLPTVGRAMVVNMVQLASYSQLKNYFSQYVSGLGLHISAAMMSGLLTTIASMPLDMAKTRIQNQKTGEYKGTMDVLLKVFKNEGFFALWKGFTPYLCRVGPHTVFAFTFLEQLTKGYKKYVLGDTSESNI; encoded by the coding sequence ATGTCCGAGAAGCCCAAGAAGGAGATTCCCGGTTACATCATGTACATCAATGGTGGTCTCGCCGGCATGATGGGGGCCTGCATTACCCAACCGCTTGATCTGGTCAAGACCCGAATGCAGATTTCGGCAACCACTGGAGAGTACAAGTCCTCCTTCGACTGTATCGCCAAAATATTCAAGGGCGAGGGTATACTGGCCTTTTACAATGGATTGAGTGCCGGGTTGATGCGACAGGCCACTTATACGACGGCGCGAATGGGCTTTTACCAAATAGAGGTGGATTCGTACATAAAAAGTTATGGTGGAAAGCCACCAGTCTGGGCCAGCATGGGCATGGGCGTCTTGGCCGGAGTAGTTGGTGCGATGGTGGGTAATCCGGCGGAGGTGGCGCTCATCCGTATGATGTCGGACAATAGGCTGCCGCCGGCGGAGAGGCGCAATTACAAGCACGTCGGCGACGCCTTCGTCCGAATTGTGAAGGACGAGGGCGTGACAGCCCTGTGGCGAGGATGCCTTCCAACGGTCGGTCGTGCCATGGTGGTCAACATGGTGCAGCTGGCCTCCTACTCGCAGCTCAAGAACTACTTCTCGCAGTATGTAAGTGGCTTGGGTCTTCATATCAGTGCCGCCATGATGTCTGGTTTGTTGACCACTATCGCCTCCATGCCGCTGGATATGGCCAAAACCAGAATCCAGAACCAAAAGACTGGTGAATACAAGGGAACAATGGACGTCCTTTTGAAAGTGTTCAAAAACGAAGGTTTTTTTGCTCTTTGGAAGGGTTTTACGCCGTATTTGTGTCGTGTGGGTCCGCACACTGTGTTTGCGTTTACATTTCTCGAGCAACTTACCAAAGGCTACAAAAAATATGTTCTTGGTGACACGTCTGAATCTAATATTTGA
- the LOC6507351 gene encoding mitochondrial 2-oxoglutarate/malate carrier protein, which translates to MSEKPKKEIPGYVKYINGGLAGMLGTCIVQPLDLVKTRMQISATTGEYKSSIDCITKVLKSEGVLAFYNGLSAGLMRQATYTTARMGFYQMEVDAYSNAYKDKPPVWASMGMGIMAGAVGALVGNPAEVALIRMMSDNRLPPAERRNYKNVADAFIRIVKDEGVTALWRGCLPTVGRAMVVNMVQLASYSQLKNYFSQYVSGLGLHISAAMMSGLLTTIASMPLDMAKTRIQNQKTAEYKGTMDVLVKVVKNEGFFSLWKGFVPYLCRLGPHTVFAFIFLEQLTKGYKKYVLGDTSESNI; encoded by the coding sequence ATGTCCGAGAAACCTAAGAAGGAGATTCCCGGTTACGTCAAGTACATCAATGGCGGTCTCGCCGGCATGTTGGGCACCTGCATTGTCCAACCGCTGGATCTGGTCAAGACCCGAATGCAGATTTCGGCAACCACTGGAGAGTACAAGTCATCCATCGACTGCATCACCAAAGTACTCAAGTCCGAGGGTGTACTGGCCTTTTACAATGGATTGAGTGCCGGGTTGATGCGACAGGCCACTTATACGACGGCGCGAATGGGCTTCTACCAAATGGAGGTGGATGCGTACTCCAACGCCTACAAGGACAAGCCGCCAGTCTGGGCTAGCATGGGCATGGGAATCATGGCCGGGGCAGTTGGCGCCTTGGTGGGTAATCCGGCAGAGGTGGCTCTAATCCGTATGATGTCTGACAACCGCCTGCCGCCGGCGGAGAGGCGCAATTACAAGAACGTCGCCGATGCCTTCATCCGAATTGTGAAGGACGAGGGCGTGACTGCTCTGTGGCGAGGATGCCTTCCCACGGTGGGTCGTGCCATGGTGGTCAACATGGTGCAACTGGCCTCCTACTCGCAGCTCAAGAACTACTTCTCGCAGTATGTGAGCGGCTTGGGTCTGCATATCAGTGCCGCCATGATGTCCGGTTTGTTGACCACTATCGCCTCCATGCCGCTGGATATGGCCAAAACTAGAATTCAGAACCAGAAGACCGCCGAGTATAAGGGAACAATGGATGTTCTTGTGAAAGTGGTCAAAAATGAGGGTTTCTTCTCACTCTGGAAGGGTTTCGTGCCATATCTGTGTCGTTTAGGTCCTCATACGGTGTTTGCGTTTATATTTCTTGAGCAACTCACCAAAGGCTACAAAAAATACGTTCTGGGTGACACATCTGAGTCCAATATTTGA